A genome region from Sphingobacteriaceae bacterium GW460-11-11-14-LB5 includes the following:
- a CDS encoding type VI secretion system needle protein Hcp: MAFKARLNFSGKEYDVLHCAYALNRDVDAKGRPSSGVYGGTIDIEIESTEDTSIIEAMVNNQYKPITGTLLIKKTEEDAKMKEVNFDDGYIVKYSEGINIVGDHPMTLKFQISARKLKLGNAEHLNDWPKA, from the coding sequence ATGGCTTTCAAAGCTAGATTAAATTTTTCGGGCAAGGAGTACGATGTGCTTCATTGTGCCTATGCGTTAAACCGCGATGTAGATGCAAAGGGAAGACCTTCTTCCGGAGTTTACGGCGGTACCATCGACATTGAGATCGAATCAACCGAAGACACCTCAATCATCGAGGCGATGGTAAACAACCAGTACAAACCCATTACAGGAACACTTCTGATCAAGAAAACAGAGGAAGATGCCAAAATGAAAGAAGTTAACTTCGATGATGGCTACATTGTTAAGTATTCCGAAGGAATCAACATTGTGGGCGATCACCCGATGACGCTTAAGTTCCAGATTTCTGCAAGAAAGCTTAAATTAGGAAACGCCGAGCACCTTAACGACTGGCCAAAAGCCTAG
- a CDS encoding PKD domain-containing protein — translation MSDTNTKQVNSNSQGYVILYILLAVLLLTGLIFLFKSSLFEKRAIDARILKDEIYLNEDLVFTDNTPKATKWLWEFGNGEKATTKTGSYHYTKPDTYIVRLTVDGELRQEFPITVRDTVKAAVIDSVLTISGPTAGLVNEEIRLEGDGEGKDFEWSFGETGRVDVKGKTALYTYRAPGKYVVKLRSDKARKPAFLTILITDPNAEIVEDLVAPGDGERKTIDDIRARLQAIANGADFNSNYYYLINKYMCNNEKVTVNVEMNGKKKQTDIYSYCMGLTFGGEIAVDEAQLTIKPNSTCASLLNIKQHSGTAQPAATATTDAAAKTK, via the coding sequence ATGTCTGACACAAACACCAAGCAAGTTAACTCAAATTCGCAAGGCTACGTTATTCTCTACATCCTTTTGGCTGTGCTGCTCTTAACAGGCCTGATTTTTTTATTTAAAAGCTCTTTGTTCGAAAAGAGAGCTATTGATGCACGGATCCTTAAAGATGAAATTTATTTAAACGAGGATTTGGTTTTTACCGACAATACGCCCAAAGCCACTAAATGGTTATGGGAGTTCGGTAACGGCGAAAAAGCAACTACAAAAACAGGCTCCTATCATTACACCAAACCCGACACTTATATTGTACGTTTAACGGTAGACGGCGAACTGCGCCAGGAATTTCCAATAACCGTACGAGATACTGTGAAAGCAGCGGTGATCGATAGCGTACTCACCATAAGCGGGCCAACTGCTGGTCTGGTTAATGAAGAAATCAGGCTGGAGGGCGATGGTGAAGGAAAAGATTTCGAATGGTCTTTTGGCGAAACCGGAAGGGTTGATGTTAAGGGAAAAACCGCCCTATACACTTACCGCGCTCCAGGAAAATATGTCGTTAAACTTCGCTCAGATAAAGCACGTAAGCCTGCTTTTTTAACCATCCTGATTACCGATCCCAATGCGGAAATAGTGGAAGATCTGGTTGCACCCGGCGATGGTGAACGTAAAACCATTGATGATATCAGGGCCCGCTTACAGGCCATTGCAAATGGTGCCGATTTCAACTCCAACTATTATTACCTCATTAACAAATACATGTGCAACAATGAAAAAGTAACGGTAAATGTGGAGATGAACGGAAAGAAAAAGCAGACCGATATTTATTCTTATTGCATGGGGCTAACTTTTGGTGGCGAAATAGCCGTTGATGAAGCGCAGTTAACCATTAAGCCCAATTCTACCTGTGCCAGTTTGTTAAACATTAAACAACATTCGGGAACAGCCCAGCCTGCGGCAACAGCAACTACTGATGCTGCGGCGAAAACAAAATAG
- a CDS encoding type VI secretion system needle protein Hcp: MAFKTRLNLGSKEFDVLQCSFSLNRDVDAKGRPSSGVYGGTIHIEIESTEDTSVIESMVNNQYKPLSGTLVFKKGEEDAKMKELSFEDGYIIQYNEGIAVNDNTPMTLSFVVSARKLKLGNAEHENDWPKA; this comes from the coding sequence ATGGCATTCAAAACCCGTTTAAACTTAGGATCAAAAGAATTTGATGTACTACAGTGCAGCTTTTCATTAAATAGAGATGTTGACGCAAAAGGACGTCCATCATCAGGTGTTTATGGTGGCACCATCCACATCGAAATCGAATCAACCGAAGATACTTCTGTGATCGAATCGATGGTAAACAACCAGTACAAACCGCTTTCCGGAACCTTGGTGTTCAAAAAAGGCGAAGAAGACGCAAAAATGAAGGAACTATCTTTCGAAGATGGCTACATCATCCAGTATAACGAGGGTATTGCGGTAAACGACAATACACCTATGACATTAAGTTTTGTGGTATCGGCCCGTAAGCTAAAACTGGGCAACGCAGAACATGAAAACGATTGGCCTAAAGCTTAA
- a CDS encoding type VI secretion system needle protein Hcp gives MAFKTRLNLGSKEFDVLQCSFSLNRDVDAKGRPSSGVYGGTIHIEIESTEDTSVIESMVNNQYKPLSGTLVFKKGEEDAKMKELSFEDGYIIQYNEGIAVNDNTPMTLSFVVSARKLKLGNAEHENDWPKA, from the coding sequence ATGGCATTCAAAACCCGTTTAAACTTAGGATCAAAAGAATTTGATGTACTACAGTGCAGCTTTTCATTAAATAGAGATGTTGACGCAAAAGGGCGTCCATCATCAGGTGTTTATGGTGGCACCATCCACATCGAAATCGAATCAACCGAAGATACTTCTGTGATCGAATCGATGGTAAACAACCAGTACAAACCGCTTTCCGGAACCTTGGTGTTCAAAAAAGGCGAAGAAGACGCAAAAATGAAGGAACTGTCGTTCGAAGATGGCTACATCATCCAGTATAACGAGGGTATTGCGGTAAACGACAATACACCTATGACATTAAGTTTTGTGGTATCGGCCCGTAAGCTAAAACTGGGCAACGCAGAACATGAAAACGATTGGCCTAAAGCTTAA
- a CDS encoding type VI secretion system needle protein Hcp — MAFKARLNFSGKEYDVLHCAYALNRDVDAKGRPSSGVYGGTIDIEIESTEDTSIIEAMVNNQYKPITGTLLIKKTEEDAKMKEVNFEDGYIVKYSEGINIVGDHPMTLKFQISARKLKLGNAEHLNDWPKA; from the coding sequence ATGGCTTTCAAAGCTAGATTAAATTTTTCGGGCAAGGAGTACGATGTGCTTCATTGTGCCTATGCGTTAAACCGCGATGTAGATGCAAAGGGAAGACCTTCTTCCGGAGTTTACGGCGGTACCATCGACATTGAGATCGAATCAACCGAAGACACCTCAATTATCGAGGCGATGGTAAACAACCAATACAAACCCATTACAGGAACACTTCTGATCAAGAAAACAGAGGAAGATGCCAAAATGAAAGAAGTTAACTTCGAGGATGGCTACATTGTTAAGTATTCCGAAGGAATCAACATTGTAGGCGATCACCCGATGACGCTTAAGTTCCAGATTTCTGCAAGAAAGCTTAAATTAGGAAACGCCGAGCACCTTAACGACTGGCCAAAAGCCTAG
- a CDS encoding type VI secretion system ATPase ClpV, with protein MAITNLSESVKTALHIAQSLAKEYRNETFSAAHLLKGLMHKDVGLRSFITSIGKDEEYISEWAEVRIDEQTKSASFSDTVSGAPEIAVVFEEADNVRIKLGLDLITPVCVLTALAKPGIGFQPDQLKSFPIKEREILDLYVKDEEISRVVSPDKTTAGAESKSTGNALHKYCIDRLQLVRDGKTDPIIGRDKETRMMMEILCRRTKPNVILTGDAGVGKTALVDGFAIDIVNQNVPENLKPVQLFELDLGSLIAGASYKGEIEDRLKNIIKEIKQFEKAVLFIDEIHTLLDSKGPLGAGIGNLLKPELARGEITVIGATTIDEYRKIIEPEQAFSRRFEVLQVNEPNEESTIKMLQKLAVKYEEHHILTIEPDALGECVRLAKRYMKDRRLPDSAFDLLDRTMAAMKMMNDTSDAVINSLETDLEALNTNKDQSEAERFADYKWLFSLLQNKLSPVLLGRLTDETQTDAFETADEYQGYINSSLQELKKYAAEKSNRITKQDIASIVAYKTGIPMGKLQAGEKEKLLNMEQYLKKRVVGQDQALKAVSDAILESRSGLNKKGQPIGSFFLLGPTGTGKTELAKSIAEFLFNDEKAMIRFDMSEFKEEHSAALLYGAPPGYVGYEEGGLLVNKIRQQPYSVLLFDEIEKAHPSVFDTFLQILDEGHMHDRLGKEGDFSNSLILFTSNIGSEWIAEQISKGIIPASNQLMEVMAGHFRPEFLARISEIVPFAPINESNVVRIFEIQLSSLVQSLNKMGIEFEIADDAKKMIALDGFTPKYGARQLSAVIRNLLRRPISKYIISGELKKGSKIQVSKHPKEDTLQWNIIQPEAVTLEQKLS; from the coding sequence ATGGCAATTACAAATTTAAGCGAATCGGTAAAAACAGCCCTGCACATTGCACAGTCTTTAGCAAAAGAATACAGGAACGAAACATTTTCTGCGGCTCATTTGCTCAAAGGCTTAATGCATAAAGATGTGGGTTTACGGTCGTTTATCACTTCCATTGGGAAGGATGAAGAATACATTAGTGAGTGGGCTGAAGTCCGGATTGATGAACAGACCAAATCGGCAAGTTTTAGCGATACCGTTAGTGGTGCACCAGAAATTGCCGTTGTTTTTGAAGAGGCTGATAATGTACGCATTAAACTGGGCTTGGATTTGATTACACCCGTGTGTGTGTTAACTGCATTGGCTAAACCTGGAATCGGTTTTCAACCCGATCAGTTAAAATCTTTTCCGATAAAGGAACGGGAGATTTTGGACCTCTATGTAAAGGATGAAGAAATTTCAAGGGTAGTTTCGCCGGATAAAACAACCGCTGGTGCCGAAAGTAAAAGTACAGGCAATGCACTGCATAAATATTGTATAGACCGGTTACAGCTGGTTCGTGATGGTAAAACTGATCCGATTATCGGCCGCGATAAAGAAACGAGGATGATGATGGAAATCCTTTGTCGCCGCACTAAACCAAACGTAATTCTTACTGGCGATGCCGGTGTAGGTAAAACCGCATTGGTTGATGGTTTTGCCATCGATATTGTCAATCAGAATGTGCCCGAAAACCTTAAACCGGTTCAGCTTTTTGAGTTGGATTTAGGTTCGTTAATCGCAGGCGCATCGTACAAAGGAGAAATAGAAGACCGGTTAAAAAACATCATCAAAGAAATAAAACAGTTTGAAAAAGCGGTGCTCTTTATTGATGAAATCCACACGCTATTGGATAGCAAAGGCCCGTTGGGTGCCGGAATTGGCAATTTACTAAAGCCAGAACTCGCCCGTGGCGAAATCACGGTAATTGGTGCAACCACTATTGACGAATATCGCAAAATTATTGAGCCAGAACAGGCTTTTAGCAGGCGCTTCGAAGTGCTTCAGGTAAATGAGCCAAATGAGGAAAGCACCATAAAAATGCTGCAGAAACTGGCGGTGAAGTATGAAGAGCACCATATTTTAACCATCGAACCCGATGCTTTGGGCGAATGTGTTCGTTTAGCCAAACGTTACATGAAAGACAGGAGGTTACCCGATTCTGCTTTTGATTTGCTGGATAGAACCATGGCTGCAATGAAAATGATGAACGATACCTCCGACGCCGTAATAAATAGCTTGGAAACCGATCTGGAAGCATTAAATACCAATAAAGATCAATCAGAGGCAGAGCGCTTTGCCGATTATAAATGGCTTTTCTCTTTGCTCCAGAATAAATTAAGTCCCGTTTTATTAGGGCGGCTAACCGACGAAACACAAACAGATGCCTTCGAAACAGCCGATGAATATCAGGGTTACATTAACAGTAGCCTGCAGGAACTAAAAAAATACGCTGCCGAAAAAAGCAACCGGATTACCAAACAGGATATTGCTTCGATTGTGGCTTATAAAACAGGTATCCCAATGGGAAAACTGCAGGCAGGTGAAAAAGAAAAATTGCTGAATATGGAGCAATACCTGAAAAAACGTGTGGTAGGGCAAGACCAGGCACTTAAAGCGGTTTCTGATGCGATATTGGAATCGCGCAGCGGACTGAACAAAAAAGGACAGCCCATAGGATCTTTCTTTTTATTGGGACCTACCGGAACAGGTAAAACCGAACTGGCTAAATCAATAGCCGAATTTTTGTTCAACGACGAAAAGGCAATGATCAGGTTCGACATGTCTGAATTTAAAGAAGAACACAGTGCCGCATTGCTATATGGAGCGCCTCCGGGTTATGTTGGCTATGAAGAAGGTGGCTTATTGGTGAACAAAATCAGGCAGCAGCCCTATTCGGTATTGCTATTTGATGAGATTGAAAAAGCACACCCTTCAGTATTCGATACCTTTTTGCAGATTTTGGATGAAGGCCATATGCACGACCGCTTGGGGAAAGAAGGCGATTTTAGTAATTCCCTTATTCTTTTTACCTCAAATATTGGTAGTGAATGGATAGCAGAACAAATTAGCAAGGGTATTATTCCGGCATCAAATCAGTTGATGGAGGTAATGGCAGGGCATTTCCGTCCGGAGTTTTTAGCACGGATTTCAGAAATTGTTCCCTTTGCACCGATTAACGAAAGCAATGTGGTGCGCATTTTCGAAATACAGCTGAGCAGTTTGGTGCAATCGTTGAATAAAATGGGTATCGAATTTGAAATAGCAGATGATGCTAAAAAAATGATTGCTTTAGATGGTTTTACCCCTAAGTATGGAGCAAGGCAGCTATCGGCCGTAATCAGAAATCTTTTACGCAGGCCAATCTCGAAATACATTATTTCAGGCGAACTCAAAAAAGGATCGAAGATACAGGTGAGCAAACATCCTAAAGAAGATACATTGCAATGGAATATTATTCAGCCAGAAGCAGTAACATTGGAACAAAAATTGAGCTAA
- a CDS encoding type VI secretion system contractile sheath protein TssC: MSNPQELKTDQNTAQAGFKPAEGKTIEKTSLKDNLEKLARVGGFDLLEATVDGLQNLNPERKARKQIFLTGDEKKKEREELKKKIQLWIDVLESSTSVANMVEKSTEKLNAAEENLNKNIGTALESTRELEQAYRSVHLFYKNTESDKLKNVVLLNASMDQVKDLDNPRFIEYVDDELKQNYDRLDLRKNYSLMVVPGYMGSNKVLERWAKIAHNNKAMLVTDFADLDQPDDVLDLFTAANFTGGDAFRSNVIMTCNWLVGRGKVAEVGEEDDLTVPGSAALAGKMYYTLMSQVTAGKKHGAINEVDGVKFDLKKSEISHLERVGLVPMVNEYGKVMAFSAKTLFNGDNIGLQTYSVVRVFDYITKVLFDFLNRRAFENWTSKTEQDLRSQIVKFLDGIQGADRLIERFKIMRFERDELQKDRIHLDIHITPYFPAKSFVVKLDGHKGEDENTTWNTEYNQQ; the protein is encoded by the coding sequence ATGTCAAATCCTCAAGAATTAAAAACAGACCAAAATACAGCTCAGGCAGGGTTTAAACCTGCAGAAGGCAAAACCATAGAAAAAACATCGCTTAAAGATAACTTAGAAAAACTGGCCAGGGTTGGTGGTTTCGATCTGTTAGAAGCAACTGTTGATGGACTTCAGAATTTAAATCCGGAAAGAAAAGCAAGAAAACAGATTTTCTTAACGGGTGATGAAAAGAAGAAGGAACGTGAAGAGTTGAAAAAGAAAATCCAGCTTTGGATAGATGTGCTTGAGTCTTCCACCTCGGTAGCCAATATGGTTGAAAAAAGCACCGAAAAACTCAATGCTGCAGAAGAAAACTTAAATAAAAACATTGGTACAGCGCTCGAAAGTACAAGAGAACTGGAACAGGCATACCGATCGGTTCACTTATTCTATAAAAACACCGAGTCTGATAAACTGAAAAATGTGGTGCTGTTAAATGCATCGATGGATCAGGTAAAAGATCTCGATAATCCACGTTTTATCGAATACGTAGATGATGAATTAAAACAAAACTACGATCGTTTAGATCTCCGTAAAAATTATTCGTTAATGGTTGTTCCCGGTTATATGGGTTCTAACAAAGTGTTAGAAAGATGGGCTAAAATAGCACATAACAATAAAGCGATGCTGGTAACAGATTTTGCCGATTTAGACCAGCCTGATGATGTACTCGATTTATTTACTGCAGCTAATTTTACAGGTGGCGATGCATTTAGATCGAACGTAATTATGACCTGTAACTGGCTGGTAGGTCGTGGTAAGGTAGCAGAAGTAGGTGAGGAAGATGATCTTACCGTTCCGGGATCGGCCGCTCTTGCAGGTAAAATGTATTACACGTTAATGTCGCAGGTTACCGCAGGTAAAAAACATGGTGCAATAAACGAAGTTGACGGTGTAAAATTCGATTTAAAGAAAAGTGAAATCTCTCATTTAGAGCGCGTAGGTTTAGTGCCAATGGTTAACGAATACGGTAAAGTAATGGCTTTTTCGGCTAAAACCTTGTTCAATGGCGACAATATTGGTTTACAGACTTATTCAGTTGTTCGGGTATTCGATTATATCACCAAAGTTTTGTTCGATTTCCTGAACAGAAGGGCCTTCGAAAACTGGACTTCTAAAACAGAACAGGATTTGCGCAGCCAGATTGTTAAATTTTTGGATGGAATCCAGGGTGCAGATCGTTTAATCGAAAGGTTTAAAATCATGCGTTTTGAGAGAGACGAACTTCAAAAAGACAGAATCCACCTGGATATTCACATCACGCCGTATTTTCCGGCTAAAAGTTTTGTCGTAAAACTCGACGGCCATAAGGGTGAAGATGAGAATACCACCTGGAATACAGAGTACAATCAGCAGTAG
- a CDS encoding type IV secretion protein Rhs, with amino-acid sequence MEKKLIAEINIEDKGITHFASFSLQQAFNEHHYFELRFNHDQMGAPGLISLEDSRDFVGKTLTASFGHSPEGMQNFVGLVSKVELSQSHGYHGVLIVSGYSPTILIDRGPDLGSYLDKDLNEIVKLATKDTPANDLKVVANAARTSSIDYIIQYRESDFAFLNRLSAEYHEWFFYDGKQLNFGKPNTQKEIALFYGRDVQEMQYAMEIAPIKNKRFSYNPKQDEMLQSESTGSVDGTPDLSHAVKASNLTFSKTFNQPSAIRVDNNSDISNHVENQEKANVSELLKVTAKGDNAGLSIGGIAEITMSLRKELAFTSESLGKFLITSIKHHIDENGKYHNTFEGKISTTERILVKNFEKPQPDMQLADVIDNNDPKGQGRIKVKFKWECLTNDVTEWLRVVTPSAGVGDRGNNRGYFAIPEIDDQVMIAFEEGNIARPVVMGSVYHSASVDSSPLIKNHLKSIITRSGHLVEFDDDPNTQGIKITDIHENIIHIDTKGNNITITALENMTLNCKNMQINVQENMNTKVGKNIAESAGENISTDAGNNISQIAGRDMQIVATGDIKESSDKRMEFADQEIRRQSDNMETLANNGISIFSENDKMTLQSKQTVEHNSAEKSISF; translated from the coding sequence ATGGAAAAGAAACTCATAGCAGAAATCAATATAGAGGATAAGGGAATTACTCATTTTGCTTCCTTTAGCCTTCAGCAGGCTTTTAACGAACATCATTATTTCGAGCTGCGTTTTAACCACGATCAAATGGGCGCACCGGGACTGATCAGTTTAGAGGATAGCCGGGATTTTGTAGGCAAAACCTTAACCGCATCTTTTGGTCATTCGCCAGAAGGCATGCAAAATTTTGTTGGACTGGTTTCGAAAGTAGAACTGTCTCAAAGCCATGGTTACCATGGGGTTTTAATTGTAAGTGGCTATAGCCCAACGATTTTGATTGACCGCGGACCAGATCTTGGGTCTTATTTGGATAAAGATTTAAATGAGATCGTAAAACTGGCAACAAAAGATACACCTGCCAATGATTTAAAGGTTGTGGCGAATGCAGCCAGAACCTCATCAATCGATTACATCATTCAATATAGAGAAAGCGATTTTGCTTTTTTGAACCGGCTTTCGGCCGAATACCACGAGTGGTTTTTCTATGATGGTAAGCAGCTTAATTTTGGAAAACCCAACACGCAAAAAGAAATAGCTTTATTTTACGGCAGAGACGTTCAGGAAATGCAATATGCAATGGAAATTGCACCGATTAAAAATAAACGCTTTTCTTATAATCCTAAACAGGATGAGATGCTGCAGAGTGAAAGTACAGGAAGTGTTGATGGTACACCCGATTTATCACATGCCGTTAAAGCCTCGAACCTTACTTTTAGTAAAACATTTAATCAGCCTTCAGCCATCCGGGTTGATAACAATAGCGATATTTCAAATCATGTAGAAAATCAGGAAAAAGCAAATGTGAGTGAGTTGCTAAAGGTAACCGCTAAAGGAGATAATGCAGGTTTAAGCATTGGTGGGATTGCCGAAATTACCATGAGCTTACGCAAAGAACTGGCTTTCACATCAGAAAGTTTAGGCAAATTCCTGATTACCAGTATAAAACATCATATCGATGAAAATGGCAAATACCATAACACCTTTGAGGGGAAAATATCGACCACAGAAAGGATACTGGTAAAAAACTTCGAAAAACCACAACCAGATATGCAGCTTGCCGATGTAATCGATAATAACGATCCAAAAGGCCAGGGGCGTATTAAAGTGAAGTTTAAATGGGAGTGCTTAACCAACGATGTTACAGAGTGGCTGCGCGTAGTTACACCAAGTGCAGGTGTAGGCGATAGAGGAAACAACCGTGGCTATTTTGCCATACCAGAAATTGACGATCAGGTGATGATCGCTTTTGAAGAAGGAAATATTGCAAGGCCAGTGGTAATGGGAAGTGTTTACCACAGTGCCAGTGTAGATAGCAGCCCTTTGATTAAAAACCATTTAAAGAGTATTATTACCAGAAGCGGCCACCTTGTTGAGTTTGATGACGATCCGAATACGCAGGGCATCAAAATTACCGACATACACGAAAATATTATCCATATTGATACCAAGGGTAATAATATTACGATAACAGCACTAGAGAACATGACCTTAAACTGTAAAAATATGCAGATTAATGTGCAGGAGAATATGAATACCAAAGTAGGTAAAAATATTGCTGAAAGCGCAGGTGAAAATATTTCTACAGATGCCGGAAACAACATTAGTCAGATTGCTGGTCGTGATATGCAAATCGTAGCCACGGGAGATATTAAGGAAAGTTCTGATAAACGAATGGAATTTGCAGATCAGGAGATCCGCAGGCAATCTGATAACATGGAAACACTTGCGAATAATGGAATCAGCATTTTTAGTGAAAACGATAAAATGACTTTGCAGAGCAAACAGACTGTAGAGCATAATAGTGCAGAAAAATCGATCTCTTTCTAA
- a CDS encoding type IV secretion protein Rhs yields MEKKLIAEINIEDKAITHFASFSLKQAFNEHHYFELRFNHDQMGSPGMISLNDSRDFVGKTLTASFGYDSGNLQGFAGLVTKVELAQSHGYHGVLIVSGYSPTILIDRGPDLGSYLDKDLNAIVNLATSDVPSNDIKIVANAARKEPIDYLIQYRESDFDFLNRLSGEYHEWFYYDGKQLNFGKPDDQKEIALIYGRDVQNLQYAMEIAPIKNKRFAYNPKQDEMLQSESSGQSNGSPDLAHAIQVSNAMYSKTFNQPSLIRVDNSSDIKNHVQNEEKAHISNLLKVNASGDNAALSIGSIAEITMSIRKELSFNTESLGKFLITTIDHNIDGTGKYYNTFEGVVATTERLSVKNYRKPNPDMQLADVIDNADPQGQGRIKVKFKWECKTNDVTEWLRVITPDAGSSEKVSKNRGFVFIPEIGDQVALTFEEGNIARPIVLGSVFHGKSGSGGSASNNSKSLTSKSGHTLTMDDGGGMLLKDKTGLNHISIDGKNAIVVTTDNSIKLQTGNVMIIMDKETDKIIIQAKNIEIRAADDFKLTGDGAPSKNGSMEFETKLSIVSKNELSLNGESAASLNGKDVNIVGSKTVIDGSPVKINS; encoded by the coding sequence ATGGAAAAGAAACTCATTGCAGAAATTAACATAGAAGATAAGGCAATTACCCATTTTGCCTCATTTAGTTTAAAACAAGCTTTTAATGAACACCATTATTTCGAGCTGCGGTTTAATCATGATCAGATGGGTTCGCCAGGGATGATCAGTCTAAACGACAGCCGCGATTTTGTAGGTAAAACTTTAACCGCATCATTTGGCTACGATTCTGGCAATTTGCAAGGTTTTGCTGGTTTGGTAACTAAGGTAGAGCTTGCACAAAGCCATGGGTACCATGGTGTGCTGATTGTGAGTGGTTACAGTCCAACCATTCTGATCGATCGCGGGCCAGATCTGGGTTCTTATCTTGATAAAGATTTAAATGCGATTGTCAACCTTGCCACATCTGATGTGCCTTCAAATGATATTAAAATAGTAGCGAATGCTGCAAGAAAGGAACCTATTGATTATCTGATTCAGTACCGCGAGAGTGATTTCGATTTCCTGAACAGGTTATCGGGTGAGTACCACGAATGGTTTTATTATGATGGTAAACAGTTAAATTTTGGCAAGCCGGATGATCAGAAAGAAATTGCATTGATTTATGGGCGCGATGTACAAAACCTGCAGTATGCCATGGAAATTGCGCCCATCAAGAATAAACGTTTTGCCTATAACCCTAAACAGGATGAGATGCTGCAAAGTGAAAGTAGTGGGCAAAGTAATGGATCACCAGATTTAGCGCATGCCATACAGGTATCAAATGCCATGTACAGTAAAACTTTTAATCAGCCATCACTTATCCGTGTAGATAATAGCAGCGACATTAAAAACCACGTGCAGAACGAAGAAAAAGCACATATCAGCAATCTTTTAAAGGTAAATGCCAGTGGCGATAATGCTGCTTTGAGTATAGGCAGTATTGCCGAAATTACAATGAGTATCAGAAAAGAGCTTTCTTTTAATACAGAAAGCCTTGGTAAATTCCTGATCACCACCATTGATCACAATATCGATGGTACAGGAAAATATTACAACACCTTCGAGGGTGTGGTAGCCACAACAGAACGCCTTTCCGTAAAAAATTACAGGAAGCCCAATCCAGATATGCAACTGGCAGATGTAATTGACAATGCTGACCCGCAAGGACAGGGGCGCATTAAAGTAAAATTTAAATGGGAATGTAAAACCAATGATGTAACCGAATGGCTGAGGGTAATTACGCCAGATGCCGGAAGCAGCGAAAAAGTGAGTAAAAACAGGGGTTTTGTTTTTATCCCCGAAATTGGCGATCAGGTCGCTTTAACTTTCGAAGAAGGCAATATTGCAAGGCCAATTGTATTGGGATCGGTATTTCATGGCAAAAGCGGTAGTGGCGGTAGCGCCAGCAATAACAGCAAAAGTTTAACCTCTAAAAGTGGACATACCTTAACCATGGATGATGGTGGAGGGATGCTGCTAAAAGATAAAACTGGTTTAAATCATATTTCAATTGATGGAAAAAATGCTATCGTGGTTACAACAGATAATAGTATTAAACTTCAAACAGGAAATGTGATGATTATTATGGATAAGGAAACAGATAAGATCATTATTCAGGCTAAAAATATAGAAATCCGTGCAGCAGATGATTTTAAGTTAACTGGAGATGGCGCACCAAGTAAAAACGGAAGCATGGAGTTCGAAACGAAATTATCTATTGTCTCTAAAAACGAACTTTCGCTAAATGGAGAAAGCGCCGCGAGTTTAAACGGAAAAGATGTGAATATTGTAGGGAGTAAAACCGTTATCGATGGTTCACCGGTTAAAATAAATTCTTAA